From Candidatus Neomarinimicrobiota bacterium, the proteins below share one genomic window:
- the rseP gene encoding RIP metalloprotease RseP: MIYIIATIIVLGILVFVHEFGHFLAAKATGIRVETFSLGFPPKIVCKKWGETEYCLSWIPLGGYVKLSGMIDESLDESWTETEPQPWEYRAKPGWVKVLVSSAGVIMNLFLAVIIFSVLTFQNGIAVPAEEPVIGEVVSGMPAESAGLQKGDRILSINGHPVDTWEEMTVEIQTLADQETQIELSRDHEILQVILTPVPQQSVVDGDIKTVGMIGVSADYSIRQAGVFESVKYGFRNTGYWLNLTVKSLGMVITGKESLKNIGGPIMIAQLAGESAKTGAGALFGFIAIISVNLALINILPIPALDGGHIVVAVTESILRRELRLKTKIRIQQAGMAILFTLIALVLVNDIFRLFNGS; this comes from the coding sequence ATGATATATATCATCGCCACGATCATTGTTTTAGGCATTCTCGTCTTTGTCCATGAATTCGGCCATTTTTTGGCGGCAAAAGCCACAGGTATCCGCGTGGAAACCTTTTCCCTGGGATTTCCCCCTAAAATTGTCTGTAAAAAATGGGGGGAAACGGAATATTGCCTTTCCTGGATACCCCTGGGGGGATATGTCAAACTGTCGGGAATGATTGATGAAAGCCTGGATGAAAGCTGGACCGAGACGGAGCCTCAACCCTGGGAATACAGAGCTAAACCGGGCTGGGTGAAAGTCCTGGTTTCTTCGGCCGGTGTAATCATGAATCTTTTCCTGGCCGTCATCATTTTCTCCGTATTGACCTTTCAGAATGGAATTGCCGTTCCTGCCGAAGAACCGGTGATTGGCGAAGTGGTGAGCGGAATGCCTGCTGAATCGGCAGGACTTCAGAAAGGTGACCGGATTTTAAGTATCAATGGACATCCGGTAGATACATGGGAGGAAATGACGGTAGAGATTCAAACCCTTGCAGATCAAGAAACCCAAATCGAGTTGAGCCGGGATCATGAAATTCTACAGGTGATTCTTACACCTGTTCCACAGCAATCCGTTGTGGATGGGGACATCAAAACCGTGGGTATGATCGGGGTAAGTGCAGACTATAGCATCCGGCAGGCCGGTGTGTTTGAAAGTGTGAAATATGGATTCCGGAATACAGGATACTGGCTGAATCTTACCGTTAAATCCCTGGGAATGGTGATTACCGGCAAGGAGAGTCTGAAGAATATCGGTGGCCCCATCATGATTGCCCAGCTTGCAGGAGAGTCTGCAAAAACCGGAGCAGGTGCCCTGTTTGGTTTTATTGCCATCATCAGTGTCAATCTGGCCTTGATCAATATTCTGCCTATTCCGGCCCTGGACGGCGGGCATATCGTGGTAGCCGTGACAGAGAGTATTCTTCGGCGCGAGCTGCGTCTGAAGACGAAAATCCGTATCCAGCAGGCAGGTATGGCGATCCTCTTTACCCTCATTGCCCTGGTGCTGGTGAATGATATTTTTCGCTTATTCAACGGATCATGA
- a CDS encoding 1-deoxy-D-xylulose-5-phosphate reductoisomerase gives MKKIGITGSTGSIGTNALKVIEKNSRDFLVVFLTANRQVEKLAAQARIFKPEVVVIADESREKDLRSLLKGEPVRILAGSHAIARVCRESDCDIILNAIVGSRGMEASVETVRSGKDLALSNKESLVMAGNLINELAQRHHARILPVDSEHSAIWQCLLGEKEKNVKDLILTGSGGPFRERDPHTFGSITIPEALKHPNWSMGAKITIDSATMMNKGLEIIEAYHLFHLPPDHIEVLIHPQSIIHSLVRFVDGSVKAQLGVPDMKIPIQFALSWPDRLPSDWESLDLAEIGTLTFEKPDDTRFPAISLALDALRTGGTAPAILNVANEQAVYRFLNEEIPFTGIIPLIEKALEHFPAETDETLEKLISLEKDVTEFVKSLSLKKGVLPQ, from the coding sequence ATGAAAAAAATTGGAATCACCGGTTCAACAGGCAGTATTGGCACCAACGCCCTGAAAGTCATCGAAAAAAATTCCCGGGACTTTCTTGTGGTTTTTCTAACAGCAAACAGACAGGTGGAAAAACTGGCAGCACAGGCCCGGATTTTTAAACCGGAAGTGGTGGTGATCGCCGATGAATCCAGGGAAAAAGACCTCCGGTCTCTCCTCAAAGGAGAACCGGTCCGGATTCTTGCCGGCAGCCATGCCATTGCCCGGGTATGCCGTGAATCGGACTGCGATATCATCCTCAATGCCATCGTGGGCAGCAGGGGGATGGAAGCCTCTGTAGAAACCGTCCGGTCCGGAAAGGATCTTGCCTTAAGCAACAAGGAAAGCCTGGTAATGGCCGGGAATTTGATCAATGAACTGGCTCAACGCCATCATGCCCGGATATTGCCGGTGGATAGTGAACATTCGGCTATCTGGCAATGCCTGCTGGGAGAAAAAGAAAAAAACGTAAAGGATTTGATTCTGACCGGTTCCGGCGGACCCTTTCGGGAACGAGACCCTCATACATTTGGATCCATAACCATACCTGAAGCTTTAAAACATCCCAATTGGTCCATGGGGGCAAAAATTACCATCGATTCTGCAACAATGATGAATAAAGGACTCGAAATTATTGAAGCCTATCATCTTTTTCATCTTCCACCGGACCATATCGAGGTCCTGATCCATCCCCAATCCATTATTCACAGCCTGGTTCGTTTTGTAGATGGCTCCGTAAAAGCCCAGTTGGGGGTTCCGGATATGAAGATTCCCATTCAGTTTGCCCTTTCCTGGCCGGATCGCCTTCCGTCAGACTGGGAATCCCTGGATCTTGCAGAAATCGGAACCCTGACCTTTGAAAAGCCGGATGATACCCGTTTTCCGGCTATTTCCCTTGCATTGGACGCCCTCAGAACCGGTGGTACGGCTCCGGCTATCCTCAATGTGGCCAATGAACAGGCGGTGTACCGCTTCTTGAATGAAGAAATCCCTTTTACAGGCATCATCCCCCTGATTGAAAAAGCGCTGGAGCATTTCCCGGCGGAAACGGATGAAACCCTTGAAAAGCTTATATCCCTTGAAAAAGATGTAACTGAATTTGTAAAATCCCTCTCATTGAAAAAAGGAGTTCTCCCCCAATGA
- the lpxA gene encoding acyl-ACP--UDP-N-acetylglucosamine O-acyltransferase — translation MSLIHQTAIVSPKAELGNQVQVGPYAIIDEDVVIGDETCIAEHAIIRPGARIGRQCQIFPGAIISEISQDLKYKGERTETIIGDRTIIREYATIHKGTEDRMRTVVGDDCMIMAYVHVAHDCKIGNNCIFSNATQLAGHVTVEDFVIIGGMTGVHQFVQIGAHAFVGGYMRISKDVPPYILAAGMPARYAGLNQVGLTRRGFSAEVLKKLKEFYQILYRSDYNISDALKYIETQLELIPEMQHAIEFIKASKRGLI, via the coding sequence GGTTGGCCCGTACGCGATTATTGATGAGGATGTGGTCATTGGCGATGAAACCTGTATTGCCGAACATGCGATTATCCGTCCCGGTGCCCGGATCGGACGGCAGTGCCAGATTTTTCCCGGAGCCATCATCAGTGAAATTTCACAGGACTTGAAGTACAAAGGTGAAAGAACCGAAACAATCATCGGGGACAGGACCATTATCCGGGAATATGCCACCATCCATAAGGGAACGGAAGACCGGATGAGAACTGTGGTGGGTGATGATTGTATGATCATGGCTTATGTCCATGTAGCCCATGACTGTAAAATCGGAAACAACTGCATTTTTTCAAATGCCACACAGCTGGCCGGACATGTGACCGTAGAGGATTTTGTGATTATCGGCGGCATGACGGGAGTCCACCAGTTTGTGCAAATCGGCGCCCATGCTTTTGTAGGCGGCTATATGCGGATCAGTAAGGATGTGCCTCCATATATTCTGGCGGCCGGGATGCCTGCCCGCTATGCCGGTTTAAATCAGGTGGGACTCACTCGCCGAGGTTTCTCAGCGGAGGTACTGAAAAAACTGAAAGAATTTTACCAGATACTGTACCGTTCCGATTACAACATTTCCGATGCCCTGAAATATATTGAAACACAGCTTGAACTGATCCCCGAAATGCAACATGCCATTGAATTTATCAAAGCTTCCAAAAGGGGACTCATCTGA